The genomic segment GAACGTCGGACCGTTTTTACATAGACTGCCATGTTTGATTGGCGATTATAGCTCGAAAAGAGGAGAGGGAGACTCGCCAGAGTCCGCTGCCGATTCtttttcctcctccttcttttttttttttttttttatttcactccGACGGCCAAGCAAACAGTCAATCACGGAGAGCAAACAAAAGCTTCTTGGTCTTTGGTTTGCTTCTGGATCTCCCTTGATCCTTTTTCCGTGACTTCTTAATTTCTTTGGACCACGACCGGTCGATCCGGTTCGAGGTGTTAAACACTTTAATTAGCGGTTTTCCCGTGTTACCTTTGACTTTAATGGATCCCTTAATTTCTCATCTTGCGCTGCCTGGACCGCACAATAGCTATAAAACCGTCTACCGATGGAAATGATCAAGGTGTTAAATGGTAGAAACGTTAGGCACCGGTCAACCTTCGTGTATCTCCGATCCTGCCTcttaattttgaaatcttcAATATATTAAACGTAAGGAACATCTTCGGCCTCTACTTTTACACCCTTTAATCATTCAGCATCTAAATCTAAGTTTTACAATTCGTAGGATATAACATTGAAATGGGCGCGATTTTTACCAAATCTCGAAAACACTATAATAAAGCAACTTTGCGCGCAAACACGAACATCCTTACATCACATACATCCTCCTTCTACCTTTCATCTCTGTAAAAATTCAACATCTAAATTCCatccaaaaaaaaaatcaactATCGAAATACATTTGATACAGCAGATATCTCAAAAATACTCTAAAACTTTCTCGCCTAAAGTTGTTCCCTTTTACCTTCCGACCTCTGAAAACTTGCAACACGTAAATCTAACTTTAATCTTATTATtcgatttatatttcataattccAATTTTAGCCTTCTATCATATGCACTCATCGATACATTTACATCTAATGTTTAGATTATTTCTAATTGCAGGTGTGGTTCCAAAACCGTCGCATGAAGGACAAGCGCCAAAGGATGGCCATGGCGTGGCCGTACGCGATGTACACGGATCCAACGTTGGCGGCAACCCTCTtggcagcagcaacagcaagtTTGCCACCTCCGTACCATGCATCTCCGGGTCTACCACCTACTCATCTGGGCCACGGCTACCCAGCAGCGGCAGCTTATTACGCCACAAGATATACGCCGTACACTGCAGCACCTACGGGCGCATCTTCGCTTCATCGGCCTCATCCTCGCAACGCGGCTGCGTATCCGCATCTCCTACAGCCTCACCCTTCTCTACAACCCCTGCATCTACCGAACTTGGGCGTTTCTACAATGGGAAATACCGCCTTTCAGGTGAGCAGCCCACCCACTAGCACATCGACCACTTACAGGCCGACGTTGTTACCAGAGTCCTTAAGTCCAGTTCACTCAGACGCCTCCAGTGACTGCGACTGTGTCGGGGTAAAACAACAACATCTTCATCACAACAATAACCAACAACAAATACACGAGAAAAGCTCACCTCCCACTAGCGATCATTCCACACAACAGCAGATCAGACTACCCACAGCCATCAGTTTATCTACCAGTATTCAACTACCTCCCAAGCCGCCATTATTTCAACCATATACAATGTGAGTCGAAAACATTGCAAAGAGTGAAATAAAGTAGATTCCGTTTAGgatattaattcaataaaattagtaacgtatataatgtatataataaatatcggtTTTGACGACGATGTGGTACCTGCTAAGAACGATACATTGTGCGAACATCTGTAAAATAATCTTTGTACATACGTAGATAAGTGTTTAAATGTCGATTAGAGACttaacatatattattatatagattttttaaattaaaattaatttaaaagattattcaaattattcgaTTTGGATTTGACCCTTTTTATTACAGAGATATTTTCAAGAACGTTGAAGAATAAGTACGCAAGAACATTTAAGCATTTAGCATTGCACTACACTTGGGAATCCAGTATACTTATAGCCTTACTCTCTAAAAAGCTGTAACTTCATGAATGTCCAATCGATAAATCAGGAAGTGAAATCGAAAATAtggaacaaaatttattcaaataatgcttatgaaaaaattgagTTTGAAGAAGTGTTTGCAAGTTATAATCGATAGGAATTATTCTACACACCTCAGAAGAACTTATACctaaatagatatataattaattgtgtATTAAAAGGAAATTTGGATAGAATTTTTTCAAAGGGAGTTCCATCTTCacaagaataaaattcttttttgtaatacttacaaatttttaatttgaagatTCTCAAGTTATAATCAGCAGAAGATTATTCTACACGCGTTagaaacagtatataatataattatataattaactgTATAATGGTGATAAATGTAGATAATTTTTTCATAGGTAGTTTCTTTTACAGAAACGTAAATGAggctaatttttaattcacttAAACGGACTAACTATCTACATTTTTTAGCCAATTTCGCGTGTAGAATAACAACCTCTTTCTGATTATTTCTATCTAGTCAGTATCTAATCATCGATGTCAATAATGATTTCGTAACAACTTTgcaataaaatgaataaaatttattcaatatgtgtaacttatattttatatataaaatgctcCCTTACATTATTGATAAAGGAAGATATTGAAGAAGGAAGGTGTAAATATGGTGTATGTGTCAAAGCTAAAATAATCTGGCTTCAACTTTCACCAATATATGAATAATGatttaatgatttttcttttatttaatatatatttccaatttctaataataacaaaGGTTTGTatgtttacaaaaattattattaaactgatttacataatgtaataataggTTAAATAATAACCGacgagaaatttattattttgttatacatatatatgtcggagatgaaaggacaacggggtcacccgttggaattgcttggaaaagcctcaatagcattcacgaaataacccagacacagtcattcgaaacttgagacaatgagcgaCAAccgggctcgaggcgacaaccggtcgccgagcgtagccgcggtcacgggatgaatgttccacctaacagaaaagtaccaatattatgagacacacgttgtattaacaatcaaaccctgggcaagagcaatgtcgcagttatgtgagtctgcctagcaacgataacagtttgttggtatcccaggccaacgttaaacaaagccAACGCAAccgtaaggaaaagaaagtttccattactcagttattcttgtgatctccttggtgagtgacacatcgtctagagagcaatataaagagcgtcatagcgagcgatacttttgtgcatagaaattctattctgagttaaataaagagtgagcccgtggaccgtggattcgctatatcgaatctaagatcattgccatcagcgtctagttaccAAACTCAAACAACTCAACTccgacatatacatatacattatttattaatgagCAACactatctaaaaatatagCCTATAGAACCtcgataaatttatgtaataacattaattttataacattacattTATCAATTAGACAAAGTAATCattctatttatttgtatctACTTATCAACTTGTTCAACTAGAACCCCTATTTACCaaagaattttatgaataaaaaaatgtctCCATCATATTTTTGTTCTCCATATATGAATTCTAATCTAATATATTCCTATTTTACACAATTCCATATTTGAGAATGTTCTATAGACAATATCTATGGATAAACTATACTATTACTCCATTCAACAGTATTATGACTATTGTAAGTTATAGTAAAAAAATGTGGTTTGAAATAATACGTGAATGATAATTGAGTGATATGTGAATTTCCTTGACAAGTGAATTCTATATTGTTTCAATGAATCGTACTGTAGAATAATTACTTAGGTGTTCCTTGATTAATGTAATGGTTGATATTCATAAGAAACAGATTTTAATCACTAGACAAATtagattttatcaaatttcggAAAAATTGAagttcttttattataaaataatgaaagctCTTGTACATGATTATCATATTCTACATTgcctaataaaataaacgcaaagaTAAGTATTTAAGATTAATTCCTTTGAAATTAAAGATTCGTATGGAaagttctctttttctttttcactctTTAGAATCATTTCATTCCTTTCCTGCTTGCATCATCGCTTACATGAAACCATGTAGTAATATGCgtattgaataaatttaaataaactaaattacaaattaaaccAAGGTATCGTTTCCTTAAGGACGAATTGTAGCGTAACTTATTACttttatgattaaaaaaaaaaacggttataattcaaaaattacattaatacatacataccaTATAGATTTTATAGATCCTATagtactttatttttaaaaaagtaaatgaTTACAAggtacattttaaaaaataatgttttaacGACGTTCCTCTACATTTTTTCAGCTTCGTATATCTTACTCTGTAAACCTCGTTGTGTATTTTTGCtgcttttcaaaaatatataattaataagtgTCCTACAAAAGGCTATAATTTtgacaattttaaaaatgtccAATTAATTCCGATTCAATAgctagtaataaaaaaaatgtttctcgGTTTATTATTGCAGCTCagtgaattaaattaaattaactgtgcaattatgaaatttattaggaTTAGAACGGTCATGGGAATGTTTGTAggaagtataaaaataaaaatgcttttaaaaatcttattaACAGGCAATGTTCCGAGTTGGTAATTGCAAGGATGCAAGATCGAATACTGCATTGCCAGCTACAACGAGGAGACGAGATACCTGTACTcgtaaaatcataaaattctatataccGTGGAGGATGGAGGGTAAAAAAAATCGCCACGCTGATCTAGcgtcataaatataaaaagagcCGTTTTGTTGGTGGCCCAtaaaaaaatcatcgaaaaagTTTGAGAAAAAAGCTATCTGTCGAGCCGAAATATGAGGATTCgttcagaaaatataaaatatttaagcgtTATGTTATCTATCCGCCTCAAAAAATCTATGGTCCTAAAGCGTTTAACCATTTTTAACGGTCAAGTAATGAGAGGTATAACTATTAACGCGTTAAATTTTCTCACCTAacttctcctttttccttaACTTTGTGAgaacaataatttctttactttccaaatatttcttgttttttgcacgagaattataatatgaagcaaattcattaaaataatacaatataacaagTAAGtcactttgaatatttaattcatattCTATATCTTACATAGTAAAATGCATCATTTATTACgcaaaatatcgaataaaaatgaaaatcaaataatttatatcaaatattattttcttcgaataaaattcaatttaaattacccataaatgtataaataaatattcgcgGTCTATATATCATTCAATCTCATAATTTTCAGAAAGAcgatatctaaaaaaaaaggaagattgGTTAGTAGAAATCAACCCCTATCGTAGGATCgatcattttcttcctctctcagGATTTAAGCGAGGAagggagagggaaagagagttcatcaaatattaatatccaaTTTATACCTTCGATACAAGGATCATCCCCCAATGTACAAGCTCGTCCCTTCGAAATTACGTCGGGAACCCTCGATTCAGTAGGTCGTCACTCCCTGACTTAGATGGTGGCCATCTCTTCAAGGAAT from the Bombus fervidus isolate BK054 chromosome 12, iyBomFerv1, whole genome shotgun sequence genome contains:
- the Eve gene encoding segmentation protein even-skipped → MQGFQRNFDDQQRDQREDETIVVDLVPPPYRVSPPRSPSPNISKTSEKDTTISQQQPLSSMDPNIRRYRTAFTREQLSRLEKEFHRENYVSRPRRCELAAELHLPESTIKVWFQNRRMKDKRQRMAMAWPYAMYTDPTLAATLLAAATASLPPPYHASPGLPPTHLGHGYPAAAAYYATRYTPYTAAPTGASSLHRPHPRNAAAYPHLLQPHPSLQPLHLPNLGVSTMGNTAFQVSSPPTSTSTTYRPTLLPESLSPVHSDASSDCDCVGVKQQHLHHNNNQQQIHEKSSPPTSDHSTQQQIRLPTAISLSTSIQLPPKPPLFQPYTM